In the Mycoplasma zalophi genome, one interval contains:
- a CDS encoding restriction endonuclease subunit S, with amino-acid sequence IPKLMNNVMANINFYLSTDSLEMQKISKFIELFNDSISLLKRLWFCSKNQLFYVEKTAFLLKNTLVWFQDSIGNITKIQTGKIDVNNAVEYGKYNFYTSGVNIYKINFYDFIGPALTIAGNGANMGYVHFVQGLFNAYQRTYVLDHFSKNIYFVYFYLFHFFYSDMQMRIQKNAIPFIVLKDIKNYPIYLSNDNEISKIASLFIKIDTSISLLKRK; translated from the coding sequence CATACCAAAATTAATGAATAACGTTATGGCAAATATTAATTTTTATTTATCTACAGATTCTTTGGAAATGCAAAAAATATCTAAGTTTATTGAATTATTTAACGACAGCATATCTTTGTTAAAGCGTTTGTGATTTTGCTCAAAAAATCAACTTTTTTATGTTGAAAAAACTGCATTTTTACTGAAAAACACTCTCGTTTGGTTTCAAGATAGTATAGGAAATATAACAAAAATTCAAACTGGAAAAATTGATGTTAATAACGCAGTTGAATATGGAAAATATAATTTTTATACTTCGGGTGTCAATATTTATAAAATAAATTTTTATGATTTTATTGGTCCCGCTCTAACAATTGCAGGAAACGGAGCAAATATGGGGTATGTTCATTTTGTGCAAGGATTGTTCAATGCATATCAAAGAACCTATGTTTTAGACCATTTTTCTAAAAATATATATTTTGTTTACTTTTACTTATTTCATTTTTTCTATTCAGATATGCAAATGAGAATTCAAAAAAATGCTATACCTTTTATAGTATTGAAAGATATTAAAAATTACCCTATTTATTTATCAAACGACAATGAAATAAGCAAAATAGCTTCTTTATTTATAAAAATTGATACAAGCATATCTTTGTTAAAACGTAAGTAA
- a CDS encoding DegV family protein: MKIAIVVDSSCGLTKQQAEEKGWYFLPIQIDIDNKIFKDGVDVTSESIFDHIEKNSRVLTSSTFLGGTINLIDELKKEYEKIIIYPISKELSSQYQTLKMAFMGDEKVYVIPSQKISLPIIMELSLFEAKLKANQKYEEALKVFGHSDNTIHLIPENGEALVRGGRLTPAAASVAKLLKIVPIIEFKNGELIKYGKGRVFDKTIVKLAKEIHSSDSSKTLILINANNQNIDKIAHDIINNLEINELYISNMPPTISVHAGNGAIALLYAKITPTELNALENYITKITK; this comes from the coding sequence ATGAAAATAGCAATAGTTGTTGATTCAAGTTGTGGATTAACAAAACAACAAGCAGAAGAAAAAGGTTGATATTTTTTACCTATTCAAATAGATATTGATAATAAAATTTTTAAAGATGGAGTTGATGTTACTTCAGAAAGTATTTTTGATCATATAGAAAAAAATTCTCGCGTTTTAACTAGTTCAACTTTTTTAGGTGGAACTATTAATTTAATTGATGAACTAAAAAAAGAGTATGAAAAAATAATTATTTATCCAATTTCTAAGGAACTTTCTAGTCAATATCAAACTTTAAAAATGGCTTTTATGGGCGATGAAAAAGTTTATGTAATACCTTCACAAAAAATTTCATTGCCAATAATAATGGAACTTAGTTTATTTGAGGCTAAATTAAAAGCAAATCAAAAATATGAAGAAGCTTTAAAAGTTTTTGGTCATTCAGATAATACAATTCATTTAATTCCTGAAAATGGAGAAGCTTTAGTAAGGGGTGGAAGACTAACACCTGCAGCTGCAAGTGTTGCTAAATTATTAAAAATAGTGCCTATTATTGAATTTAAAAATGGTGAATTAATCAAGTATGGTAAAGGAAGAGTTTTTGATAAAACAATTGTAAAATTAGCAAAAGAAATTCATTCAAGTGATTCTTCTAAAACTCTTATTTTGATAAATGCAAATAATCAAAATATAGATAAAATCGCACATGATATTATTAATAATTTAGAGATAAATGAATTATATATTTCAAATATGCCACCAACTATAAGTGTTCATGCCGGTAATGGCGCAATTGCACTTCTTTATGCAAAAATTACTCCTACAGAGCTAAATGCACTTGAAAATTACATTACAAAAATAACAAAATAA
- a CDS encoding restriction endonuclease subunit S — protein sequence MSKKLVPAIRFKEFTNDWFQHTVENIGKLHTGKLDTHQALNYGKYNFYTSGLNVYKIDSWLIDDEAVIIPGSGASIGVVHYYKGKFNLNQRTFALITNINTMFTFYSFVRNFKTSISKLPLVGAIPNILRNDILKEIIYVPCTQEQNKISNVFNYLDVSISLLKRKLEKLENIKNTLLNKMFANEKNLKPDIRFKEFTNDWFQDKVENLILQRIKSSLLISETIKFGNFPVYSSTGFFGYTNQKYIDSNFIIMSVDGSVGTMKIIPKNSWFISTNNAFIPKNINAIYFLYYILNNIDFNKYIVGTTIKHLYYENFKSVKIYQTDIEEQIKISKLFKNLDANLSLLKRKIEKMENIKQTLLNKMFVQ from the coding sequence ATGTCAAAAAAATTAGTTCCAGCAATAAGATTTAAAGAATTCACTAACGATTGGTTTCAACACACGGTGGAAAATATAGGTAAATTGCATACTGGAAAACTAGATACTCACCAAGCCTTAAACTACGGAAAATATAACTTTTATACTTCGGGATTAAATGTTTACAAAATAGATAGTTGATTAATAGATGATGAAGCAGTAATAATACCAGGAAGCGGAGCAAGTATAGGTGTTGTTCATTATTACAAGGGAAAATTTAATTTAAATCAAAGAACTTTCGCACTAATTACGAACATAAATACAATGTTTACTTTTTATAGCTTTGTTAGAAATTTTAAAACTTCTATTAGTAAATTACCGTTGGTGGGTGCTATACCAAACATTTTAAGAAATGATATTTTAAAAGAAATTATTTATGTTCCTTGTACTCAAGAACAAAACAAAATAAGTAATGTTTTCAATTATTTAGATGTAAGCATATCTTTGTTAAAGCGTAAGTTAGAAAAATTAGAAAACATAAAAAATACACTTTTGAACAAGATGTTTGCAAATGAAAAAAACTTGAAACCGGACATAAGATTTAAAGAATTCACTAACGATTGGTTTCAAGACAAAGTGGAAAATTTAATATTACAAAGAATAAAAAGTTCTTTATTAATTTCTGAAACAATAAAATTTGGAAATTTTCCAGTATATAGTTCAACAGGTTTTTTTGGATACACAAATCAAAAGTATATAGATAGCAACTTCATTATAATGTCAGTTGATGGAAGTGTAGGGACAATGAAGATAATTCCAAAAAATTCTTGATTTATTTCAACAAATAATGCGTTTATTCCTAAAAATATTAATGCAATCTATTTTTTATACTACATATTGAATAATATCGATTTTAATAAATATATTGTCGGAACAACTATTAAACATTTATATTATGAAAATTTTAAATCAGTAAAAATATATCAAACAGATATTGAAGAACAAATTAAAATTTCTAAATTATTTAAAAATTTAGATGCAAATTTATCTTTGTTAAAGCGTAAGATAGAAAAAATGGAAAACATAAAGCAAACACTATTAAATAAAATGTTTGTTCAGTAA